The following nucleotide sequence is from Planctomycetaceae bacterium.
GCGAAACTGAATTTAACCACCAACCACCAACCACTATTTACGAAAAACCCAATCAATACCAGAAAGGCAACGGCAACACAATGAGCACGCAAAACGACGATTTCACCTTCGACATGGACTTCGAGGGCGACGATATCGACAAGGACGGCACTGGCGGCATGCTGCCGGAAGGCGGCTATGAGTTCGTGCTCGTGGATATCGAGCCGCACACCGAGAACAGTGGCGACATGCTCGTCAAGCTGGAGGTCACGGCTGGCACTCAGCCGAATCAGAAGGGCCGAACGCACCACGAGTATTTCAAGTATCCCGAAACGGGACTAAGCGACAATGCGAACGGCGTCAGGCGGAGCATCTTTCGGCAGTTGTTCTACGCTTTGGGACTGGCGACGAAGGAGCAATTGAAGGCCAACCCCAAGCTGCGGGTGAACCTGGTCGAAGCGATCGGCCGGCGATGCTGCGGAATCATCAAGCACGAGAAGTATCCGAAGGCCGATGGGAGTGAGGGCACAAAGGCCACGCTGTTCACCAAGGGCCACTGGGATCTTTGGCACCCCAGTGATCCGAAGGCGGAAGGGATTCCGAGGGAAGCTGGTGGCACGGGAGGCGGCGAGAAGAAGGAAGAAAACGCCGCCGCTGCCGGCGTCTTCGATAACGTGGATGACCTGCTGTAGTGATTCCCAGCAGCAGGTCCACGAGCGGCGGCGCGGGAGGTATTTCGACCGCGCTGCCGCGAGGGGGCGGTAGCCCAATTGGAAGAGGTGGCCCAGGAAGGGCCTTGTTGCAGGTTCGAATCCTGCCCGCCCCACTGCAATCAATCCCAACCCAACGGACGACACCAACCATGGAAACAGTTTCCGACAACCAACTGGCTCGATTCTCCGCAAGCGATTCTGCCATCGCGGAAATGTCCGCCGCATACCTCCCGCTCACGATCCGCGACGTGAACGACACCGCCGGCTACAAGGCAGTCCACGCTGCCCGCATGGTGGTGAAAAACAAGCGGGTGGAGGTCGAGAAACTCCGCAAGGAACTCAAGGCCGATGCCCTGGAGTACGGCCGGCGCGTGGACGCGGAGGCCAAGCGAATCACCAGCCTGCTGGAACCGATCGAATCGCACCTCTCGCAAGAAGAGGAGGCATACGAGGCCGAGAAAGAGCGGATCAAGAATGCGGCACGGCTGAAAGCAGAAGCAGAGGAACGTGCCAAAAGAGAGGCGGAAGAAGCGAAGATTCGCGCGGAGCGCGAGGCAGAAGAAGCACGGCTGCGGGTGGAACGTGAGAAGCTGGAAGCTGAGCGGCGAGCGATGGAAGAGGAGCGAGAGAAGATCGCGGCCGAGCGTGCAAGGCAGCAGGCGGAGCAGGACCGCATTGACGCCGAAAACTGGAAGCTGGAAATGGAGAAGGCCCGCGCGGAGGCGATGGAGAAAGCGATAATCGAAACGGAGAAGCGGCTTATCAGGGAGGCGGAAGAGAAGGCGGCGCGCGAGAAGGCCAGGCAAGAAGAGCAAGCAGCGGCGAAGGCACAAGCAGAAGCATTGCGGCCGGATCGGGAGAAGCTGCTGTGGGTGGTAAAAGCGATATCGTACATCACGGTGCCGGAAGTCTCTGGAGATGCACAGGCCGTCTATCACGAAATCTGCGGCTTACTGGTCGACGTCCTGGTAGACATTCGCAATGCCATCGACAAAGCCCTTCCGGCAGTCGGAAGCGAATCCGCCGATCCCGTCTAAAGAAAGGATTTCCATGCCTCGCCGCTGCGAAGAATTGATCGCCGAGTTCGGATACGAGCGCAATGTCTTCGGTCGCGAAGACGACCGTTCCATCATCGGCGTGCTGGACGACGGCGGCGGCGAGGACTCGAATACCTCGGGAACGGTAGTGAAAGGGAAGGCCCGCGAGGGTGAATTGGAATCGGGACTCACCTACCGCTTCTACGGCTACTGGACCACGCATCCCAAGTATGGCCGGCAATTCGCCTTCCAGAGCTTTATCCTCGCTCAACCTTCCGGCAAGCAGGGGACAATCGCCTACCTGACGCGCGGTCCCGGCATCGGTCCGAAGCGTGCTGCGAAGCTCTGGGATCTCTACGGATCGAGCGCATTGGAAGTAATCAGGACCGATCCGGCTCGGGCGGCGGCGGAGTGCCACGGACTCACGGAAACCAAGGCACGGGAAGCCGCCGCCTATTTTCAGTCGCACATCGCGGCCGAGAAGACCACGCAAGACCTGCTGGAGCTGCTGAGCGGCATGGGGACGCCGCGGAAGCTGGTTGACCGGCTGATCGAGAGATTCGGGGTGAAGGCGGCCGAGAAGGTGAAAGAGAATCCCTACTCTTTGATTCGTTTCCATGGCGTGGGATTCGGACGGTCGGATCGACTCTACCTACAACTCGGCAAAGATCCCGCTGCCCCAGAACGCCTCGGCTGGTGTGCCTGGCATTCGCTCTATAGCGATCGGCAGGGGCACACCTGGCTGCCGGTGACAGTGCCGGAGCGAGCGATACGCGACGGCGTGGCCGGCGTGCAGGTCGATGGCGTGATGATGGCAGGTGGCCTGGCGTGGGCCATTAAGGCCGGCCACGTGGCCGTGAGGGACGAGGTGGTCGAGGGAGGCGGGTGCAGGGTGGTCAGGCGATGGATGGCGGATGGTGCGAAGGCGGCGGCCGAGACGAGGCTGGCGAATTGTGTTTGGCGAGCGATGGTGGAGGATTTCAGCAGCAAAAACGAAAGGATAGCAAAATGAAGGATTGGTGTTCAGTGGCACTGCCTCCAGATAGTTGCCGCGACGTTTGTGTAAAGTTCGGCGACAAGAGCGAGGGCACGGGTTTTTACTGGAGCCACGACAAGAGGTGGTATCAAAACAAGCATCACGGGGCGAAGCGAGTCACTCGCATTCATCCATTCGAATGGAAGGACAAGCCGGAAAGGGAATCGAATTGACCCTCCCCTCCCCCCAATCCATCCCCGATCTCTCCAGCCACCAGCGCGAGCAATATGCCCTCGCCGCATCGCATCCCAGCAACCGCGGCTCCCTCTCAATCCTCGGCGGCCGGCCGGGCACCGGCAAGACATTCACGCTCGCTCGCATCCTGAAATCCATTCCCTCCGCGCGCTCGGCAGTCGCTGCCCCAACCGGCAAGGCCGCCGTGCGCGTGACGGAATCGCTGGCCCGTGCTGGGGTGCCGCGCGTGCGAGCGACAACGATCCATTCCCTCCTCAAGGTCTGCGACCAGGACGACGGCGACGGCTGGGGATTCGAGCACGATGAATCGAACCCGCTCCCGCTCGATTACATTTTCATTGATGAAGGATCAATGATCGACACCCCGCTTGCCGGCAGCTTACTTGCAGCCCTGGGGACCGGCTGCCGGGTAATGCTCATCGGGGACGTGAATCAATTGGCGCCGGTCGGCCACGGGGCGCCGCTGCGGGATCTGATCGCTGCTGGGGTGCCGCATGGCGAACTGACGGAGATCCAGCGGAATAGCGGGAGGATCGTCAAAGCATGCCATGAGATCATCGACCGGCAGCGATATGCACCTTCCGCGAAGCTGGACTTCTCAGGGGAGGCCCCCGAGAACCTCCTGCACGTGGAACGGCGGGAGCCGGAGGCGCAGATTGAAGCGCTGAAGGCCATGTTGGAGAAATTCCGCAACGGCTCGCGCATCGCTGGGAACATCGTGGATCCCGTGTGGGACTGCCAGATCATCACGGCCGTCAACGAGAAGTCGCCGCTCGGGCGCAAGGCACTCAACGCCATCTTGCAGGGGTTTTTGAATCCCGCCGGCCAGCAGGTGCCGGGAAATGGTTTCAGGGTAAACGACAAGCTCGTCTGCACGAAGAACGGCTGGGTGCCGGTGGAAGCCAGCAGACCGCGCGAACTGGCCGGCGTGCGAGTGAACGCCGACCAGAAGGAAGGGAAGGTCTACTGCGCGAACGGCGAGCAGGCCCGCGTGCTGGCCGTCTTCCCTCGCTACACGGTGGCCAGGCTCTGGGCGCCAGACCGCCTGGTCCGCATTCCGAAGGGAGACAGTTATACCAACGAGGCTGGCGAGATTGAAAACGCCGGCTGCAATTGGGAGCTGGCCTACGCTGTCTCCTGCCACAAGTCTCAGGGAAGCGAGTGGCCG
It contains:
- a CDS encoding AAA family ATPase, whose amino-acid sequence is MEGQAGKGIELTLPSPQSIPDLSSHQREQYALAASHPSNRGSLSILGGRPGTGKTFTLARILKSIPSARSAVAAPTGKAAVRVTESLARAGVPRVRATTIHSLLKVCDQDDGDGWGFEHDESNPLPLDYIFIDEGSMIDTPLAGSLLAALGTGCRVMLIGDVNQLAPVGHGAPLRDLIAAGVPHGELTEIQRNSGRIVKACHEIIDRQRYAPSAKLDFSGEAPENLLHVERREPEAQIEALKAMLEKFRNGSRIAGNIVDPVWDCQIITAVNEKSPLGRKALNAILQGFLNPAGQQVPGNGFRVNDKLVCTKNGWVPVEASRPRELAGVRVNADQKEGKVYCANGEQARVLAVFPRYTVARLWAPDRLVRIPKGDSYTNEAGEIENAGCNWELAYAVSCHKSQGSEWPVVITLLDAYPGARMLCTREWLYTALSRAKTMGVTLGQRGVADDMCRKSGLWNRKTFLVEKISELKQAGLAQAWDRELMEV
- a CDS encoding helix-hairpin-helix domain-containing protein, with amino-acid sequence MPRRCEELIAEFGYERNVFGREDDRSIIGVLDDGGGEDSNTSGTVVKGKAREGELESGLTYRFYGYWTTHPKYGRQFAFQSFILAQPSGKQGTIAYLTRGPGIGPKRAAKLWDLYGSSALEVIRTDPARAAAECHGLTETKAREAAAYFQSHIAAEKTTQDLLELLSGMGTPRKLVDRLIERFGVKAAEKVKENPYSLIRFHGVGFGRSDRLYLQLGKDPAAPERLGWCAWHSLYSDRQGHTWLPVTVPERAIRDGVAGVQVDGVMMAGGLAWAIKAGHVAVRDEVVEGGGCRVVRRWMADGAKAAAETRLANCVWRAMVEDFSSKNERIAK